The proteins below are encoded in one region of Cyclopterus lumpus isolate fCycLum1 chromosome 8, fCycLum1.pri, whole genome shotgun sequence:
- the socs3a gene encoding LOW QUALITY PROTEIN: suppressor of cytokine signaling 3a (The sequence of the model RefSeq protein was modified relative to this genomic sequence to represent the inferred CDS: inserted 1 base in 1 codon) — protein sequence MVTHSKFDFAMSSILLDSSMRLPQRYKTFTSKTQYQMVLNTFHKLKESGFYWAAITGKEANAMLVAETTGTFLVXDSSDNRHLFALSVKTASGTKNLRIQCDSSSFYLQTDPKNVHSVPHFDCVLKLVHFYMPQSKVNTRSGNMYYIYSAGEKIPLELIRPLSCSLSTLQHLCRKTVNGHLDISTKRDQLPHPLKEFLQEYDAPI from the exons ATGGTAACTCACAGCAAGTTTGACTTCGCAATGAGCAGCATCCTCTTGGACTCCAGTATGCGGCTGCCTCAACGTTACAAGACTTTCACCTCCAAGACGCAGTACCAGATGGTACTTAACACGTTCCACAAACTCAAGGAGAGCGGCTTCTACTGGGCCGCCATCACCGGGAAGGAGGCCAACGCCATGCTGGTGGCCGAGACCACCGGCACGTTCCTGG AGGACAGCTCCGACAACCGACACCTGTTCGCCCTCAGCGTCAAGACGGCGTCGGGCACCAAGAACCTGCGCATCCAATGTGACTCTTCCTCTTTTTACCTGCAAACAGACCCTAAGAACGTCCACTCTGTTCCTCACTTTGACTGCGTGCTCAAGCTGGTCCATTTCTACATGCCTCAGAGCAAAGTGAACACTCGCAGTGGGAATATGTACTACATTTACTCTGCCGGGGAGAAGATCCCCCTGGAGCTCATCAGACCTCTCTCCTGCAGCTTATCCACCTTGCAGCACTTGTGCAGGAAAACGGTGAACGGACATTTGGACATTTCTACGAAAAGAGACCAACTTCCTCATCCCCTGAAGGAGTTCCTCCAAGAGTATGATGCTCCTATCTAG